In Xenorhabdus nematophila ATCC 19061, one DNA window encodes the following:
- the trmD gene encoding tRNA (guanosine(37)-N1)-methyltransferase TrmD, producing the protein MWIGVISLFPEMFRAITDYGVTGRAVKNGLLSIECWSPRDFTYDRHRTVDDRPYGGGPGMLMMVQPLREAIHAAKASAGDGAKVIYLSPQGRKLDQQGVCELAANEKLILVCGRYEGIDERVIQTEIDEEWSIGDYVLSGGELPAMTMIDSISRFIPGVLGRQASAEEDSFADGLLDCPHYTRPEVLDGVEVPPVLLSGNHAEINRWRMKQSLGRTWLRRPELLESLALTDEQRKLLSEFQREHQDQATNQSRDVL; encoded by the coding sequence ATGTGGATTGGGGTTATTAGCCTGTTTCCTGAAATGTTCCGCGCAATAACCGATTACGGGGTAACTGGTCGGGCAGTCAAGAATGGCCTGCTAAGTATCGAATGCTGGAGTCCAAGGGATTTTACCTATGACCGGCATCGTACTGTTGATGATCGCCCTTATGGCGGTGGTCCCGGCATGCTGATGATGGTGCAACCGTTAAGGGAAGCCATCCATGCAGCCAAAGCTTCGGCAGGTGATGGTGCAAAGGTGATTTATCTTTCGCCTCAGGGACGCAAACTCGATCAACAAGGGGTTTGTGAACTGGCAGCAAATGAGAAGTTAATTCTGGTTTGCGGTCGTTATGAAGGTATTGATGAGCGTGTTATCCAAACCGAAATAGACGAAGAATGGTCTATCGGTGATTACGTCCTCAGTGGAGGAGAACTTCCTGCCATGACGATGATTGATTCAATATCTCGGTTTATTCCGGGAGTGTTGGGACGTCAGGCGTCGGCAGAAGAAGACTCATTCGCTGATGGATTGTTGGATTGTCCACATTATACCCGCCCTGAAGTGTTGGATGGCGTGGAAGTTCCTCCGGTTTTATTGTCAGGAAACCATGCTGAAATTAATCGCTGGCGAATGAAACAATCGCTTGGCCGAACTTGGTTAAGAAGGCCCGAACTTCTAGAAAGCCTAGCTCTGACTGACGAGCAAAGGAAGTTGCTATCTGAATTCCAGCGGGAACATCAAGATCAGGCAACGAATCAATCCAGAGATGTCCTGTGA
- a CDS encoding 3-deoxy-7-phosphoheptulonate synthase, producing the protein MIMQKDALNNVHIIDEQVLITPEELKQKYPLSSNDLHAITNARNTIADIIQHRDLRLLVVCGPCSIHDVDAALDYARRLQTLSAELSDCLYIVMRVYFEKPRTTVGWKGLISDPYMDGSFDMDAGLHIARRLLLNLVEMGLPLANEALDPNNPQYLGDLFSWSAIGARTTESQTHREMASGLSVSVGFKNGTDGNLNTAINAMKAAAMPHRFMGINQSGQVCLLQTQGNPNGHVILRGGAAPNYDAEHVADCEYQMIKAGLTPSLMIDCSHGNSNKDFRRQSSVVDSIAEQIMAGNQSIIGIMLESHINEGNQSSEQPCSEMKYGVSVTDACIDWQTTEQVLRKLHQQIAPHLANRSMIIKKAG; encoded by the coding sequence ATGATCATGCAAAAAGATGCGCTTAATAACGTTCATATTATTGATGAACAAGTTCTTATCACTCCAGAAGAGCTGAAACAGAAATATCCATTGAGTAGCAACGACCTGCATGCCATTACTAATGCACGTAATACTATTGCTGATATTATTCAGCACCGTGATCTTCGTTTATTAGTGGTATGTGGCCCATGTTCAATTCATGATGTAGATGCTGCTCTTGACTATGCCCGTCGTTTGCAAACACTCTCTGCTGAATTAAGTGATTGTCTGTATATTGTTATGCGTGTCTATTTTGAAAAACCTCGCACAACGGTTGGCTGGAAAGGCTTAATCAGTGATCCCTATATGGATGGTTCATTTGATATGGATGCTGGGTTGCATATTGCCCGTCGCCTGTTATTGAATTTGGTAGAAATGGGATTGCCATTGGCAAATGAAGCGCTTGATCCCAATAATCCGCAGTATTTGGGCGATTTATTCAGTTGGTCAGCAATTGGTGCGAGAACAACAGAATCACAAACTCACCGGGAAATGGCATCGGGCTTGTCAGTATCGGTCGGATTTAAAAATGGCACTGATGGAAATCTAAACACAGCAATTAATGCCATGAAAGCGGCAGCAATGCCTCATCGTTTTATGGGGATAAATCAATCCGGTCAAGTCTGTCTGCTACAAACTCAGGGTAATCCTAACGGACATGTTATCCTGCGAGGCGGTGCTGCGCCGAATTATGATGCTGAACATGTTGCTGATTGTGAATATCAAATGATTAAAGCAGGGTTAACTCCATCACTGATGATTGATTGTAGCCACGGTAATTCTAACAAAGATTTTCGTCGTCAGAGCAGCGTAGTGGATTCGATTGCTGAACAAATTATGGCTGGAAACCAATCTATCATCGGTATCATGTTGGAAAGTCATATTAATGAAGGGAACCAATCCTCAGAACAACCATGTTCTGAAATGAAATATGGTGTTTCAGTAACTGATGCTTGTATTGATTGGCAAACTACGGAGCAGGTGTTAAGAAAATTACACCAACAAATTGCACCGCATTTGGCGAACAGAAGCATGATAATCAAAAAAGCAGGGTAA
- a CDS encoding cytochrome C assembly family protein, whose amino-acid sequence MLVFSIIALLAYLISLTLIVPGLLRQQNSYQKLALFFSVLALFNHTIALKYQVFHVSSGQNLTLLNLGSIVSLLMSIIMTIVAFRGRAWFLLPIVYSFAMINLILTSMVPGEFITHLEGSIELFIHIGLALLGYATLLIAALYALQLGWLDYQLKKKKFSFTSGMPPLMVIERKMFHIIQVGIILLTLTLCTGIMYMDDVFSKENIHKSVLSIIAWFVYVTLLWGHYHEGWRGKRVIWFNLIGAFILTLAFFGSRLLQEIIVY is encoded by the coding sequence ATGCTGGTATTTTCAATTATTGCTTTACTTGCTTATCTCATTAGCCTGACGCTCATCGTGCCAGGCTTATTACGCCAACAAAACAGTTACCAAAAACTGGCCCTTTTTTTCTCAGTGCTGGCATTATTTAATCATACGATTGCATTGAAATACCAAGTTTTCCATGTCAGCAGTGGTCAAAATCTGACCCTATTGAATTTAGGTTCAATTGTCAGTTTGCTGATGTCCATTATTATGACAATCGTGGCTTTCCGCGGTCGGGCATGGTTTTTACTGCCAATAGTTTACAGTTTTGCCATGATAAATTTGATACTGACTAGTATGGTACCTGGAGAGTTTATTACACACCTTGAAGGCAGTATCGAGTTATTTATTCACATTGGGCTGGCATTGCTTGGATACGCCACCTTACTCATTGCGGCGCTTTATGCGTTACAACTTGGCTGGTTAGATTATCAGCTTAAAAAGAAAAAGTTCTCCTTTACTTCTGGTATGCCGCCACTCATGGTTATTGAACGCAAAATGTTCCATATTATCCAAGTCGGTATAATTTTACTAACATTGACACTATGTACCGGCATCATGTACATGGATGATGTTTTCAGTAAAGAAAATATTCATAAATCCGTGTTGTCTATCATTGCATGGTTTGTCTATGTTACTTTGCTTTGGGGACATTATCATGAAGGATGGCGTGGCAAGCGGGTTATTTGGTTTAATCTGATTGGTGCATTTATTTTGACTCTTGCTTTTTTCGGTAGCCGGCTATTGCAGGAAATCATAGTTTATTAA
- the rimM gene encoding ribosome maturation factor RimM (Essential for efficient processing of 16S rRNA), with protein MSKQSGLKHPVEPIVLGKLGSAYGIRGWLRVFSSTEHTEDIFEYQPWFIQRSGQWQHIELEAWKHHNQDIVVKIKDIDDRDAANLFTNCEVMVDSSQLPELEAGDYYWKDLIGCQVMNTAGYNLGTIDDMMETGSNDVMVIKANLKDAFGVKERLVPFLDGQVIKKVDLATKTIEVDWDPGF; from the coding sequence ATGAGCAAACAATCTGGCCTGAAGCACCCTGTTGAGCCAATTGTATTGGGAAAATTAGGATCTGCGTACGGTATTCGTGGTTGGCTCAGAGTTTTTTCCTCCACCGAACACACCGAAGACATTTTTGAATATCAACCGTGGTTTATTCAACGTTCTGGTCAGTGGCAACACATTGAGTTAGAAGCGTGGAAACATCACAATCAAGATATTGTCGTCAAAATCAAAGATATTGACGATCGGGATGCGGCAAATTTATTCACCAACTGTGAGGTTATGGTTGATTCTAGCCAGTTGCCAGAGTTGGAAGCAGGTGATTATTACTGGAAAGACCTTATTGGCTGCCAGGTCATGAACACTGCGGGTTATAATCTTGGAACCATCGATGACATGATGGAAACAGGTTCTAACGATGTGATGGTAATAAAAGCAAACCTGAAAGATGCATTCGGTGTCAAGGAGCGGTTAGTTCCGTTTCTTGATGGGCAGGTTATCAAGAAAGTCGATCTTGCTACCAAAACTATTGAGGTAGATTGGGATCCTGGTTTCTAA
- the luxS gene encoding S-ribosylhomocysteine lyase, producing MPLLDSFKVDHTRMAAPAVRVAKTMKTPHGDTITVFDLRFCVPNEAVMPERGIHTLEHLFAGFMRNHLNDDGVEIIDISPMGCRTGFYMSLVGAPDELRVADAWKAAMTDVLKVQDQSKIPELNIYQCGTYEMHSLKEAQDIAQNILDADVRVNHNDELALPEEKLVEIQV from the coding sequence ATGCCTTTATTGGATAGTTTTAAAGTTGACCATACTCGTATGGCTGCACCTGCTGTTAGAGTCGCTAAGACCATGAAAACACCTCATGGTGATACCATCACAGTATTTGATTTACGTTTTTGTGTGCCCAATGAAGCTGTGATGCCTGAAAGAGGTATTCATACACTTGAGCATTTGTTTGCAGGTTTTATGCGCAATCATTTGAACGATGATGGTGTTGAAATTATCGATATTTCTCCGATGGGGTGCCGCACTGGTTTTTATATGAGTTTGGTTGGTGCACCTGATGAACTGAGAGTGGCTGATGCTTGGAAAGCTGCGATGACTGATGTACTGAAAGTTCAAGACCAGAGCAAGATACCTGAATTGAATATTTATCAGTGTGGTACTTATGAAATGCATTCATTGAAAGAAGCTCAAGATATTGCTCAAAATATTCTTGATGCTGATGTTCGTGTCAATCATAACGATGAATTAGCATTGCCTGAAGAAAAACTCGTAGAAATTCAAGTGTAG
- the ffh gene encoding signal recognition particle protein, with product MFENLTDRLSRTLRNISGRGRLTEDNIKDTLREVRMALLEADVALPVVRDFISRVKESAVGHEVNKSLTPGQEFVKIVQNELIKAMGEVNSELNLSAQPPAVVLMAGLQGAGKTTSVAKLGKLLKEKNKKKVLVVSADVYRPAAIKQLETLSETVGIDFFPSDPQEKPIDIVNKAIQHAKLKFYDVLLIDTAGRLHVDEAMMDEIKAVHAAVKPVETLFVVDAMTGQDAANTAKAFNEALPLTGVVLTKVDGDARGGAALSIRHITGKPIKFLGVGEKTDALEPFYPDRIASRILGMGDMLSLIEEIESKVDRSQAEKLASKLKKGDGFDLSDFLDQLKQMRNMGGMTSMLSKMPGMSQIPDAVKSQMDDKVLVKMEAIIHSMTRKEREKPEIIKGSRKRRIAMGSGTQVQDVNRLLKQFDEMQRMMKKMKKGGLAKMMRGMKGMLPPGFMGR from the coding sequence ATGTTTGAGAATTTAACTGACAGACTATCGCGCACATTGCGCAATATCAGTGGCCGTGGACGGCTGACTGAAGATAATATTAAAGATACGCTGCGCGAAGTTCGTATGGCTTTGCTCGAAGCGGATGTTGCATTGCCTGTTGTGCGTGATTTCATTTCACGAGTCAAAGAGAGTGCAGTGGGGCATGAGGTTAACAAAAGTCTGACTCCCGGGCAGGAGTTTGTAAAAATCGTTCAGAATGAATTGATTAAGGCGATGGGGGAGGTTAATAGTGAGCTAAACCTTTCCGCTCAGCCACCTGCTGTAGTTCTGATGGCCGGTTTGCAAGGGGCGGGTAAAACAACCAGCGTTGCCAAACTAGGTAAACTTCTAAAGGAAAAAAATAAGAAAAAAGTATTGGTCGTTTCTGCAGACGTTTATCGTCCTGCGGCGATCAAACAGCTTGAAACGTTGTCTGAAACGGTTGGAATTGATTTCTTCCCTTCAGATCCGCAAGAAAAGCCAATTGATATCGTCAACAAAGCTATTCAGCACGCTAAATTGAAATTCTATGATGTGTTGTTAATCGATACTGCCGGTCGTCTGCATGTTGATGAAGCCATGATGGATGAGATTAAAGCTGTTCATGCAGCGGTCAAACCCGTTGAAACGCTGTTTGTTGTCGATGCAATGACCGGTCAGGATGCCGCAAATACAGCAAAAGCATTTAATGAAGCATTGCCGTTAACGGGTGTAGTTCTGACTAAAGTTGATGGTGATGCACGTGGTGGTGCCGCGCTTTCCATTCGTCATATTACGGGTAAGCCAATTAAATTCCTTGGGGTTGGCGAAAAAACCGATGCGCTGGAACCTTTTTATCCCGATCGCATTGCATCCCGTATTCTGGGAATGGGAGATATGCTTTCACTGATTGAAGAAATTGAAAGCAAAGTTGATCGCTCCCAAGCGGAAAAATTGGCATCAAAACTGAAAAAAGGCGATGGTTTTGATTTAAGTGATTTCCTCGATCAGCTCAAACAAATGCGTAACATGGGCGGAATGACCAGCATGTTGAGTAAGATGCCCGGCATGTCGCAGATCCCTGATGCTGTCAAATCTCAAATGGATGATAAAGTTTTGGTTAAAATGGAAGCCATCATTCATTCCATGACCCGCAAAGAGCGTGAAAAACCTGAGATTATTAAAGGTTCCCGTAAGCGTCGTATTGCTATGGGATCGGGTACGCAAGTGCAGGATGTTAACCGTTTATTAAAACAGTTTGACGAGATGCAGCGCATGATGAAAAAAATGAAAAAAGGCGGCCTGGCGAAAATGATGCGCGGTATGAAAGGCATGTTGCCACCCGGATTTATGGGCCGATAA
- the gshA gene encoding glutamate--cysteine ligase: MIPDVSKALSWLEANPTVLNGICRGIERETLRVTPDGHLAKTKHPESIGASLTHKWITTDFAESLLEFITPVDSNIDKTIDFLKDLHRYTAQNLDNEKMWPLSMPCFIDREEDITLAQYGTSNVGRFKTLYREGLKNRYGALMQTISGVHYNFSLPISFWQARLGVKDPETGKEQISDGYFRLIRNYYRFGWVIPYLFGASPAICSSFLRGRKTTLSFEETEKGTCYLPYATSLRMSDLGYTNKSQSDLNITFNDLHTYVESLKKAICKPSAEFEAIGLKKEGNYLQLNTNVLQIENELYAPIRPKRVTKESESPSDALLRGGIEYIEVRALDINPFTAIGVNETQIRFLDLFLIWCALADAPEMGSTELDCCRQNWNKVILEGRKPRLNIGIGCGIEQQPLKTVGQELFRDLERVAEVLDTCSGTQYQSVCKELVAMFEDPSLTFSGRVLDKMKTKGIVGFGLELANEYHQELIEEPYSILSEESFSIERDVSVSSQNSIEQQDKMGFEDYLKLHAGR; the protein is encoded by the coding sequence TTGATCCCGGACGTATCAAAAGCATTGTCATGGTTAGAAGCAAACCCTACTGTATTAAATGGGATTTGCCGTGGTATTGAACGTGAAACTTTGCGTGTTACTCCAGACGGTCATTTAGCTAAAACTAAGCATCCAGAATCTATCGGAGCTTCTTTAACGCATAAATGGATTACAACTGATTTTGCTGAATCTCTATTGGAGTTTATTACCCCTGTTGATAGCAATATAGACAAAACTATCGATTTTCTTAAAGATTTGCATCGTTATACAGCACAAAATCTGGATAATGAAAAAATGTGGCCTTTGAGTATGCCATGTTTCATTGACAGAGAAGAGGATATCACTCTGGCGCAATATGGTACATCTAATGTAGGGCGCTTTAAAACCTTGTATCGCGAGGGGTTAAAGAACCGTTATGGCGCACTGATGCAAACAATTTCTGGTGTACATTATAACTTTTCTCTGCCAATAAGTTTCTGGCAGGCCAGATTAGGTGTTAAAGACCCTGAAACGGGGAAAGAACAGATTTCGGATGGTTATTTTCGCTTGATTAGAAATTACTACCGTTTTGGATGGGTGATCCCTTATTTATTTGGCGCATCTCCAGCTATCTGTTCTTCATTCTTACGAGGGCGAAAGACGACCTTATCCTTTGAAGAAACGGAAAAAGGGACTTGTTATCTACCTTACGCCACTTCATTGAGAATGAGTGATCTTGGATATACCAACAAATCACAAAGTGATCTGAATATTACCTTTAATGATCTCCATACATATGTAGAGAGTCTGAAGAAAGCAATTTGTAAACCGTCCGCAGAATTTGAGGCGATTGGCCTCAAAAAAGAGGGTAATTACTTACAACTTAATACTAATGTTCTTCAAATTGAAAATGAATTGTACGCACCGATACGGCCTAAACGTGTTACTAAAGAGAGTGAATCCCCCTCAGATGCATTGCTAAGAGGTGGTATAGAGTACATTGAAGTACGTGCGTTGGATATAAACCCCTTTACTGCAATTGGTGTAAATGAAACTCAGATTCGTTTTCTTGACTTGTTCTTGATATGGTGTGCTTTGGCTGACGCCCCTGAAATGGGAAGCACGGAACTTGATTGTTGTCGTCAAAACTGGAATAAAGTTATCTTGGAAGGACGTAAACCAAGGCTGAATATTGGCATTGGTTGTGGTATTGAACAACAGCCCCTTAAGACTGTGGGACAGGAGCTATTCAGGGACTTAGAACGAGTTGCTGAAGTCTTAGATACTTGCTCGGGAACGCAATATCAATCAGTCTGTAAAGAACTGGTGGCTATGTTTGAAGATCCATCACTGACATTTTCAGGGCGTGTATTAGACAAGATGAAAACTAAGGGAATAGTGGGTTTTGGATTGGAGTTGGCGAACGAGTATCATCAGGAATTGATTGAAGAGCCGTATTCAATTTTGAGTGAAGAAAGCTTTTCCATTGAACGTGATGTTTCAGTATCGAGTCAAAACAGTATTGAACAACAAGATAAAATGGGTTTTGAAGATTATCTGAAACTTCATGCTGGACGTTAA
- a CDS encoding HlyC/CorC family transporter: MEHVSTGTLIIILVVMVIVSAYFSASETSMMTINRYRLRHLAKQGSTSARRVESLLRHPDRLISLILIGNNLINILASSLATIVGMRLYGDAGVAIATGILTFVILIFSEVMPKTIAALYPEKVAFPSSFLLRPLEKIMLPLVWAFNRISLLFMRCIGIKTSNIRNDAVSKDELRTIVNESNTNLSRRNQDMLISILDLEKVTIGDIMVPRNEIVGIDINADWKSIIRQLTHSPHGRIVLYRDFLDDAIGMLRVREAYRLMMEKKEFTKRNLIKAADKIYFIPVSTPLNIQLVNFQRNKQKVGLIVDEYGDIQGLVTVEDILEEIVGDFTTSMSPTLAEEVFPQSDGTVLVDGTANIRELNKAFGWAFPEDGPRTMNGMILEELGEIPELNVQVQINEYNFEVLAVHDNVIKQVRVSPLNPNTEKDIIQ, from the coding sequence TTGGAGCACGTTTCAACAGGCACGCTAATTATCATTCTTGTTGTCATGGTTATTGTTTCGGCTTACTTCTCTGCTTCAGAAACTAGCATGATGACCATCAATCGTTATCGCTTACGCCACTTAGCTAAACAAGGAAGTACTTCAGCACGAAGGGTAGAGTCTTTACTCCGTCATCCAGACCGCCTTATCAGCCTCATCCTTATTGGCAATAATCTTATCAATATTTTGGCATCTTCTCTTGCAACCATAGTCGGTATGCGCCTTTATGGAGATGCAGGTGTTGCTATTGCAACAGGTATACTCACTTTTGTAATTCTCATTTTCTCTGAAGTGATGCCAAAAACTATTGCAGCGCTTTATCCGGAAAAAGTGGCTTTTCCTAGTAGTTTCCTACTGCGTCCTCTAGAAAAAATTATGTTGCCCCTTGTCTGGGCATTCAACAGAATCAGTTTATTGTTCATGCGTTGTATAGGTATCAAAACCTCAAATATCCGCAATGACGCAGTTAGTAAAGATGAATTACGTACGATAGTAAACGAATCAAACACCAATCTATCACGCCGTAATCAGGATATGCTGATCTCAATATTGGATCTTGAGAAAGTGACAATTGGCGACATCATGGTACCTCGTAATGAGATTGTCGGCATTGACATCAACGCTGACTGGAAATCCATCATCAGACAATTAACTCATTCTCCGCATGGGCGAATTGTACTTTATCGAGACTTCCTAGACGATGCCATTGGTATGCTGCGAGTTCGCGAAGCGTATCGGCTGATGATGGAAAAGAAAGAGTTCACGAAAAGAAATTTGATCAAGGCAGCAGACAAAATTTACTTTATCCCTGTCAGCACCCCGTTAAACATTCAGCTTGTTAACTTCCAGCGTAACAAACAAAAAGTCGGCTTGATCGTTGATGAGTATGGAGATATTCAAGGACTGGTCACTGTCGAAGATATTTTGGAAGAAATTGTCGGAGATTTTACTACATCCATGTCCCCTACTCTGGCAGAAGAGGTTTTCCCTCAAAGTGATGGGACTGTTCTGGTTGATGGTACAGCCAATATCCGCGAATTAAATAAAGCATTCGGCTGGGCATTTCCAGAAGATGGCCCAAGAACGATGAATGGAATGATTTTAGAAGAATTAGGTGAAATTCCAGAATTGAACGTGCAAGTGCAGATTAATGAATATAATTTTGAAGTTTTGGCGGTACACGATAATGTTATCAAACAGGTTCGTGTGAGCCCGCTGAACCCAAACACTGAAAAAGACATAATCCAGTAA
- the rplS gene encoding 50S ribosomal protein L19: protein MSNIIKQLEQEQMKQDLPSFRPGDTVEVKVWVVEGSKKRLQTFEGVVIAIRNRGLHSAFTVRKISNGEGVERVFQTHSPVVDSINVKRRGAVRRAKLYYLRERSGKAARIKERLNAK, encoded by the coding sequence ATGAGCAACATTATTAAACAACTTGAACAAGAGCAGATGAAGCAAGACCTACCTTCATTCCGTCCGGGTGACACCGTGGAAGTTAAGGTATGGGTCGTTGAAGGTTCTAAAAAGCGTCTGCAGACATTCGAGGGCGTGGTTATTGCGATTCGTAACCGCGGTCTGCACTCTGCATTCACTGTTCGTAAGATTTCTAACGGCGAAGGCGTTGAGCGTGTATTCCAGACTCACTCCCCAGTCGTAGACAGCATCAACGTTAAACGTCGTGGTGCTGTTCGCAGAGCTAAACTGTACTACCTGCGTGAGCGTTCTGGTAAGGCAGCTCGTATTAAAGAGCGTCTGAACGCGAAATAA
- the tyrA gene encoding bifunctional chorismate mutase/prephenate dehydrogenase produces MTAELSQLREQIDEVDKVLLALLAKRMGLVAQVGEVKSQLGLPIYVPEREIEMLSSRRQEAEDMGIPPDLIEDILRRIMRESYVSENNQGFKKLCPHLGPVVIVGGSGKMGKLFGRLLTLSGYDVRILETDDWDNAEYIVADAGMVIVSVPIHLTEEVIRRLPPLPEQCILVDLASIKHGPLHAMIDVHQGPVLGLHPMFGPDVGSFAKQVVVYCDGRRPEAYQWFLEQIAVWGAHLHQISAEQHDKSMSFIQALRHFTTFSYGRHLAKENVDLQQLLALSSPIYRLELAMVGRLFAQDPQLYADIIMSSPENIKQIRRYHQSFGQALEILENRDKLAFIENFNQVSEWFGDEANRFMKESRVLLQQASDNRI; encoded by the coding sequence ATGACCGCAGAATTGTCACAATTGAGGGAACAAATTGATGAAGTAGACAAAGTATTATTGGCTTTGTTGGCGAAGCGTATGGGTTTAGTCGCGCAAGTTGGCGAAGTTAAAAGCCAGCTTGGTTTGCCGATCTATGTACCTGAAAGAGAGATTGAAATGCTGTCCTCTCGTCGTCAGGAGGCGGAAGACATGGGAATTCCACCTGACTTAATTGAAGATATTCTGCGTCGCATCATGCGAGAGTCCTATGTCAGTGAGAACAATCAAGGTTTCAAAAAACTTTGTCCCCATTTGGGGCCAGTGGTTATTGTAGGTGGTTCAGGTAAAATGGGAAAACTGTTTGGCCGTTTATTGACCTTATCTGGTTATGACGTAAGGATACTTGAAACTGATGATTGGGATAATGCTGAATATATAGTGGCAGATGCTGGAATGGTCATTGTCAGTGTACCCATTCATCTGACTGAAGAAGTTATTCGCCGTTTACCACCTTTACCGGAGCAGTGCATTTTAGTCGATCTGGCTTCCATCAAACATGGGCCATTACATGCGATGATCGATGTACATCAAGGACCTGTTTTAGGGTTACATCCTATGTTTGGGCCGGATGTGGGCAGTTTTGCCAAGCAGGTGGTTGTTTATTGCGACGGACGCCGTCCAGAAGCTTATCAGTGGTTTTTAGAGCAAATCGCGGTATGGGGCGCGCATTTGCATCAAATCAGCGCAGAACAACATGATAAAAGTATGAGTTTCATTCAGGCGCTGCGCCATTTTACTACTTTCTCTTATGGGCGGCATCTTGCAAAAGAAAATGTTGATTTACAGCAATTACTTGCCTTATCGTCACCTATCTACCGGCTGGAATTGGCGATGGTCGGACGATTATTTGCACAAGATCCCCAATTATATGCTGATATTATTATGTCCAGTCCTGAGAATATTAAACAGATTCGTCGTTATCACCAAAGTTTCGGTCAAGCTTTGGAAATATTGGAAAATCGAGATAAGTTGGCTTTTATTGAGAACTTTAACCAAGTGAGTGAGTGGTTCGGAGATGAAGCAAACCGATTTATGAAGGAAAGCCGGGTGCTTTTACAACAAGCCAGCGACAATCGAATATAG
- the rpsP gene encoding 30S ribosomal protein S16 translates to MVTIRLARGGAKKRPFYQVVVTDSRNARDGRFIERVGFFNPIASGNAEALRLDLDRIEHWVGLGASVSDRVAALIKDAKKAA, encoded by the coding sequence ATGGTAACAATTCGTTTAGCTCGTGGCGGCGCAAAAAAGCGTCCGTTCTATCAAGTAGTAGTGACCGACAGCCGCAATGCGCGTGATGGTCGCTTTATTGAGCGTGTTGGTTTCTTCAACCCAATCGCTTCAGGAAATGCAGAAGCTCTGCGTTTAGATCTGGACCGTATCGAACACTGGGTTGGTCTGGGTGCATCTGTGTCTGATCGTGTTGCTGCACTGATCAAAGACGCTAAGAAAGCAGCTTAA